A window from Falco naumanni isolate bFalNau1 chromosome 3, bFalNau1.pat, whole genome shotgun sequence encodes these proteins:
- the LOC121084736 gene encoding E3 ubiquitin-protein ligase MYLIP has protein sequence MLCYVTRPDAVVMEVEVEAKANGEDCLNQVCRRLGIIEVDYFGLQFTGSKGENLWLNLRNRISQQMDGLAPYRLKLRVKFFVEPHLILQEQTRHMFFLHIKEDLLAGNLQCSSEHAIELSALLAQMKFGDYNQNTAKYSYEELCAKELTTTILESIIAKHKELEGLSQASAEYQVLQIATTLENYGVEWHSVRDSEGQKLLIGVGPEGICICKDDFSPINRIAYPVVQMATQSGKNVYLTITKESGNSVVLLFKMISTRAASGLYRAITETHAFYRCDTVTSAVMMQYSRDLKGHLASLFLNENINLGKKYVFDIKRTSKEVYDHARRALYNAGIVDLVSRSDQTPPSSPLKSSESSMNCDNCEGLSCQQTKALQEKLRKLKESMLCMVCCEEEINSTFCPCGHTVCCKTCAAQLQLCPVCRSRVEHVQHVYLPTHTSLLNLTVI, from the exons atGCTGTGCTATGTGACCAGGCCGGACGCGGTGGTGATGGAGGTGGAGGTAGAGGCGAAAGCCAACGGCGAGGACTGCCTCAACCAG GTTTGCAGAAGGTTGGGAATTATAGAAGTCGATTATTTTGGACTGCAGTTCACTGGCAGCAAAGGGGAGAACCTGTGGCTGAATTTGAGGAACAGAATCTCCCAGCAGATGGATGGTTTAGCCCCTTACCGGTTGAAATTAAGAGTAAAGTTTTTTGTAGAGCCGCATCTTATCTTACAAGAACAAACAAG GCATATGTTTTTCTTGCATATAAAAGAAGATCTTCTTGCTGGTAATCTTCAGTGTTCTTCAGAGCATGCAATTGAACTTAGTGCATTGCTGGCACAGATGAAGTTTGGAGATTATAACCAGAACACCGCCAAGTACAGTTATGAAGAGCTGTGTGCAAAAGAGCTCACCACTACCATTTTGGAGAG CATTATTGCAAAGCACAAGGAGCTAGAAGGTCTCAGTCAAGCTTCTGCTGAGTACCAGGTTCTACAGATTGCTACAACGCTGGAGAACTATGGGGTAGAGTGGCACTCAGTGAGAGACAGCGAAGGGCAAAAACTCCTCATCGGTGTTGGACCTGAAGGCATATGCATCTGTAAAGATGACTTCAGTCCTATCAACAG GATTGCTTACCCTGTTGTTCAAATGGCAACTCAGTCTGGGAAGAATGTATATCTGACTATTACCAAGGAGTCTGGTAATAGTGTAGTTCTCTTGTTCAAGATGATCAGTACAAGGGCAGCAAGTGGACTCTACAGAGCAATTACAGAGACACATGCATTTTACAG GTGTGACACTGTCACCAGTGCTGTCATGATGCAATATAGTCGAGACTTAAAGGGCCACCTAGCATCTCTATTCCTGAATGAAAACATTAACCTCGGTAAAAAATATGTCTTTGACATTAAAAGAACATCAAAAGAAGTTTATGATCATGCAAGGCGAGCTCTTTATAATGCTGGCATTGTGGATCTTGTTTCAAGAAGTGACCAGACCCCACCAAGTTCCCCCCTTAAGTCTTCGGAAAGTAGCATGAACTGTGACAATTGTGAGGGTCTTAGCTGCCAACAAACAAAAGCTCTGCAAGAGAAGCTGCGGAAGCTAAAGGAGTCCATGCTTTGTATGGTGTGttgtgaagaagaaataaattcgACCTTTTGTCCCTGTGGCCACACCGTATGCTGCAAGACCTGTGCTGCCCAGTTACAG ttgtgTCCTGTGTGCAGATCTCGTGTAGAGCATGTCCAGCATGTGTACTTGCCAACCCACACCAGTCTTCTTAATCTGACTGTGATATGA